The Psychrobacter arenosus region GTAGCCCTTGCTGATCGCTATATTTATCTGGACGGGCAGGGGTACAATTATCAGTTGGTTTGAGCTTACGAATTTTGGCATCACTTAACATGTTGGTCTATTCCTATACCTACGAGCTATATGCTTAAAGCGTTAAGAGGGTTATGTTGGTCTACAGCATATAAATCTAGATCGAATGTTGGTCTAATTACGGCGTATATGAATAATAGACCAACGAATAGACCAACACAAGCGACGGGATAGGTGTGTCACGTTGGGTTGAATTGGGAAAATAGCAGGCATAAAAAAAACGCTAGACGCGTTATTTATAAAGGGTTTGATTGGTATATGGGTCGAATTAGGGAAAGGTGGGAAAACTAATATTTTATAAGATTGGCGGTGAAGGAGGGATTCGAACCCTCGATACGCTATTAACGTATACACACTTTCCAGGCGTGCGCCTTCAGCCACTCGGCCACTTCACCGTCTTACTTTCAAGCCGCACAGTATACCCGAATTATTGGAGAGTGTCACGACTTTGCCCTCTGCTAAGTAAAATAGCAGTTTGGTCGCCTATAATAAGAGAAAAGACCTTTATAACCGGATTTTATCGCTATTCATCGCTACTTAAAGAAGCGTTTGTCCTTAAAATAGCCTTTCTAATTAATCAGTCTTTGCGCCACGCCTGCGAACTTGCTACGATAGCGCTTCCCCATGTTTGCTAGGCTCTGCAGACAATTTACTATAGCGCACATTAAAGGTTACCTGTCATCACACGTCTGTCTCATATTACCCGTTTGCAATCCTTAATCACCCTATTGCTTATTACTTTTGCTAATTCATTGCGCCAGCTAATGAGCGGGTTGTTCCTAATCATGACCTTTATGGTTATGCCGCTGGCTCATGCTATAGAATTTTATGACTGTAAAGATTCATTTTATGGAGGAACGCCGCCGGACTATTTAAAGGCGGCTTTGACCAAAGATGCTTATCCTCTATGTTTCGATGGCTTTGCGACTATGTATTCGGGCGCCACACGGACAGGTATGTGGTCTGCTACCCATTTAACCCGCAAACGCTTGGCGCAAGCCGATACGGTGGCTAGAGACAATACCTTTCATGAAGAAAGTCGCATACCTGACTCTAAGCGCGCGACCTTAAAAGACTATTCAGGCTCAGGCTACGATCGTGGCCATATTGCCCCTAGTGCCGATATGGCGACGGTGAGCCAGCAGTATGATAGTTTTAGTCTGGCTAATATGGCGCCGCAATCACCGCGTAATAACCGCTATATTTGGCGTATGGCAGAAGCGGCGACCCAAGCTTTGACCAAGCAGTATGGTGAGGTCTATGTGGTCACTGGGGTTGCTTTTACGGGTAAAAAATTAAAAAAGATTGGCTCAGGGGTATTGGTCCCAAGCGATTTCTTTAAAGCCGTTTATATTCCTGCGATTGGGCAGGCGGGGGTCTATTACGCGCCCAATGACGAGTCAGAGCGTATTGAAATTATTAGTATTGATGAGTTGGCGTTACGGACGGGTATAGATGTGATGCCGGCTATTAACCCAACTGCCAAATCACAAGCGCTAGATTTGCCGCTTCGAGCTAGCGAAGTGACTGGAGAGGCTTTGCCAGATCCGGTAGAGGAGCAGGAGCAGCCGTGGTGGTTGGTGTTAATCGCTGATATTATTTATTGGCTTATTGAGCAATTGCGTCAATAGACACAGCAGCCAGTACTGTGACATCATGGGCTTAAAGAATTGGTAAGCTATTTTCTAAATCCACAGTTGGGAGTCTTTGCTAATGATTTCGCCATTTGCTAATAACAGTGAAAGTATGCAAGTTGGAGAATTGGTAATAGAGAATCAAGAAGATAAAGTCATCTTATATGGTGATATTGATATCTATCGTACGGCAAAAGGCCTTGAGCAAGCACAACAATTGCATGAATTATTCGGCAAAATTATACAGGAATTAACGACAACAGCTGCTGAGGAAGGCTCATTTCAAGCAAAATCGGCGAGCGATACCACACTAAATGAACCGAAAAATCAAGAAAATAGCGATGAAGATAGTCAATTAATCGATAACCCCTTTCTATGATTAACTTAATGTTCGCTAACTTTATAGAAATAATTTATCATAAAAAAATAACTATCAATTGGTGTAAATTTGCTTATAATGTCGTTAAGCACTCTCAAATAACTCCCACAAATATAATGAGTTAGTTGAGAATACAGTCGTTTACTGAGAGTCTAAATCTTAGATAAATAAGCACTGTATGAGGAAACGTTGCATTGACTAAACAATGCTGCATATGATTTGAACGAAAGGAGTCGATTATGAAATTATTCGCTAAAACTGCAATCGCAGTAGCTGGTATCGGTATTGCAAGCATGGCTATGGCCGCAGACCCAATCGTCGGCACTTGGCAGACTTTTGATGACGATGGCAAAACGCCAAAAGGTGTAGTAAAAATCACTGAGTCAGGCGGTGTTTTCACGGGTAAGCTAATTAGCACTGTGAAGCCTGAAGGCAAAAAGCATGTTGGTACTACTGTTATCACAGGCCTAAAAGCGGATGGCGGCAACAAATATAGTGGTGGTAGCATCACTGATCCAGTTAAAGGTAAGACTTACCGTATGACTTCTGAAGTTAGCGGCAGCACTATGAAACTTAAAGGATATGTGGGTCCGTTCTCACGTAGCCAAACTTGGAAAAAACAATAATTCTCTAGGCTTATATAGAGAAGCTGTTGAGCATCTAGTTAGTTAAATGGGTGCAGAAAAGGAAAGCCCGTATAGCCATTGGTTATGCGGGCTTTTTAAGGTCTGTTATTTATTATAATTTGTGAAGCTTAAAGTAAAAGGGTGGGTTAACTGGCTACTAATCAACTAGCCACCTCAATTATGGCCAACAAAAAAGGAGCACTAGGCTCCTTTTTTATACAATTTTTCTGATGTTTTTGTACTAGGGTTATACGGAGATAATTTATAGAAGCCCGTTAGCTATTTAACAAACTCAGGATAGGCTTCCTGACCACATTCTGCTAAATCTGCCCCTTCGTACTCTTCTTCTTCCGTGATACGAATACCAAATACAGCCTTCAGCAGCGCCCAAACCACTAAGCTACAGACAAATACCCAGAAGAAAATTACCGCAGCACCGGCCAACTGGCCCACAAAGGTGGCGCTAGAATTGGTCAGTGGTACGAGCATTAGTCCAAAGAAGCCCACCACACCATGGACAGAGATAGCACCAACCGGATCATCAATTTTGATTTTATCCATCGCTAAGATTGACGCCACTACGATAATACCTGCCATCATACCAAATATGGTGGCCAATAGCGGGGTAGGGGTTAGCGGTTCAGCAGTGATGGCTACTAGGCCAGCAAGCGCCCCGTTTAAGAGCATGGTTAAATCTGCTCGGCCAAAGATTAGACGGGCTAACACTAAGGCGCCGATCGCTCCACCAGCCGCTGCGGCATTGGTATTGAGAAACACCATCGCTACCGAGTTGGCACTGGCAATATCGCCCAATTTTAAGACAGAGCCGCCATTAAAGCCAAACCAGCCCATCCATAAGATGAAAGTACCGAGGGTAGCGAGGGGTAGATTGGCACCAGGAATAGCGCGAACCTCGCCGTTTTTGCCATATTTGCCCTTACGAGCCCCTAATAATAATACCCCAGCTAATGCTGCAGCCGCTCCGGCCATATGAACGATGCCAGACCCAGCAAAGTCAGAGAAGCCTAAATCGCCTAAGTTAAAGAGGCCGAATACATCGTTGCCGCCCCAGGTCCAGCCGCCTTCCATAGGATAGATAAAACCGGTCATCACTACGGCAAAGGCAAAGAAAGCCCAGAGCTTCATGCGCTCAGCAACCGCACCAGATACGATGGACATACAAGTCGCGACGAAAACCACTTGGAAGAAGAAGTCGGATGCTGTGGAATAAACAGAATCGCCGCCAAAGCCGTTTTCTGCTGAAGCTGCTAAGGCATCAGGAACTAGTGACTCGTTGCCTGCAAT contains the following coding sequences:
- a CDS encoding DNA/RNA non-specific endonuclease; protein product: MSGLFLIMTFMVMPLAHAIEFYDCKDSFYGGTPPDYLKAALTKDAYPLCFDGFATMYSGATRTGMWSATHLTRKRLAQADTVARDNTFHEESRIPDSKRATLKDYSGSGYDRGHIAPSADMATVSQQYDSFSLANMAPQSPRNNRYIWRMAEAATQALTKQYGEVYVVTGVAFTGKKLKKIGSGVLVPSDFFKAVYIPAIGQAGVYYAPNDESERIEIISIDELALRTGIDVMPAINPTAKSQALDLPLRASEVTGEALPDPVEEQEQPWWLVLIADIIYWLIEQLRQ
- a CDS encoding DUF2147 domain-containing protein, which gives rise to MKLFAKTAIAVAGIGIASMAMAADPIVGTWQTFDDDGKTPKGVVKITESGGVFTGKLISTVKPEGKKHVGTTVITGLKADGGNKYSGGSITDPVKGKTYRMTSEVSGSTMKLKGYVGPFSRSQTWKKQ
- a CDS encoding ammonium transporter, which produces MQNQIFELQYALDTFYFLICGALVMWMAAGFAMLEAGLVRAKNTTEILTKNVGLFAIACTMYMICGYSFMYGGDFFLNGIAGNESLVPDALAASAENGFGGDSVYSTASDFFFQVVFVATCMSIVSGAVAERMKLWAFFAFAVVMTGFIYPMEGGWTWGGNDVFGLFNLGDLGFSDFAGSGIVHMAGAAAALAGVLLLGARKGKYGKNGEVRAIPGANLPLATLGTFILWMGWFGFNGGSVLKLGDIASANSVAMVFLNTNAAAAGGAIGALVLARLIFGRADLTMLLNGALAGLVAITAEPLTPTPLLATIFGMMAGIIVVASILAMDKIKIDDPVGAISVHGVVGFFGLMLVPLTNSSATFVGQLAGAAVIFFWVFVCSLVVWALLKAVFGIRITEEEEYEGADLAECGQEAYPEFVK